The following proteins are encoded in a genomic region of Arachis stenosperma cultivar V10309 chromosome 4, arast.V10309.gnm1.PFL2, whole genome shotgun sequence:
- the LOC130976865 gene encoding ethylene-responsive transcription factor-like protein At4g13040 isoform X1, giving the protein MVSLRRRRLLGLCSGSSSFVAPLPLYCENITATENSTRDARLKTEQPALSDNASMLDSNNIVKEEPGSSNVSGSSSSKDQPSQQISAGPPVKRRKRHRRKNLHNQEPCLMRGVYFKNMKWQAAIKVDKKQIHLGTVGSQEEAAHLYDRAAFMCGREPNFELPEEEKRELRKFKWEEFLALTRQAITRKKHKRRLGSGPSDNVDLSNSNKDDSDNKQGVSSLSACEEDAEQETSLS; this is encoded by the exons ATGGTGAGCTTGAGAAGGCGCAGACTTTTGGGATTATGCTCAG GAAGCAGTTCCTTTGTTGCACCCCTCCCTCTATATTGTGAGAATATAACTGCTACTGAAAATTCAACCCGTGATGCTCGACTGAAGACAGAACAGCCTGCGCTTTCAGATAATGCAAGCATGCTGGACAGT AATAACATTGTCAAAGAAGAACCAGGATCATCAAATGTATCTGGTTCTAGTTCATCAAAAGATCAGCCTAGTCAGCAAATTTCAG caggGCCTCCTGTTAAACGCAGAAAGCGGCACAGAAGAAAGAATTTGCACAATCAAGAGCCATGCTTAATGAGAGGGGTCTATTTCAAAAATATGAAATGGCAAGCAGCAATAAAAGTAGACAAGAAACAGATTCATCTAGGTACTGTTGGGTCTCAAGAAGAAGCTGCTCACTTATACGATAG GGCTGCTTTCATGTGTGGGAGAGAACCCAATTTCGAGCTTCCTGAAGAAGAAAAGCGGGAGCTTCGTAAATTCAAATGGGAAGAGTTTTTGGCGCTGACTCGGCAGGCAATTACACGTAAAA AGCACAAGCGAAGGCTTGGTTCAGGACCCAGCGATAATGTCGACCTGTCTAATTCGAACAAAGACGATTCGGATAACAAGCAAGGCGTCAGTAGCTTGTCTGCTTGTGAAGAAGACGCAGAGCAAGAAACATCACTCTCTTGA
- the LOC130976865 gene encoding ethylene-responsive transcription factor-like protein At4g13040 isoform X2, whose translation MVSLRRRRLLGLCSGSSSFVAPLPLYCENITATENSTRDARLKTEQPALSDNASMLDSNNIVKEEPGSSNVSGSSSSKDQPSQQISGPPVKRRKRHRRKNLHNQEPCLMRGVYFKNMKWQAAIKVDKKQIHLGTVGSQEEAAHLYDRAAFMCGREPNFELPEEEKRELRKFKWEEFLALTRQAITRKKHKRRLGSGPSDNVDLSNSNKDDSDNKQGVSSLSACEEDAEQETSLS comes from the exons ATGGTGAGCTTGAGAAGGCGCAGACTTTTGGGATTATGCTCAG GAAGCAGTTCCTTTGTTGCACCCCTCCCTCTATATTGTGAGAATATAACTGCTACTGAAAATTCAACCCGTGATGCTCGACTGAAGACAGAACAGCCTGCGCTTTCAGATAATGCAAGCATGCTGGACAGT AATAACATTGTCAAAGAAGAACCAGGATCATCAAATGTATCTGGTTCTAGTTCATCAAAAGATCAGCCTAGTCAGCAAATTTCAG gGCCTCCTGTTAAACGCAGAAAGCGGCACAGAAGAAAGAATTTGCACAATCAAGAGCCATGCTTAATGAGAGGGGTCTATTTCAAAAATATGAAATGGCAAGCAGCAATAAAAGTAGACAAGAAACAGATTCATCTAGGTACTGTTGGGTCTCAAGAAGAAGCTGCTCACTTATACGATAG GGCTGCTTTCATGTGTGGGAGAGAACCCAATTTCGAGCTTCCTGAAGAAGAAAAGCGGGAGCTTCGTAAATTCAAATGGGAAGAGTTTTTGGCGCTGACTCGGCAGGCAATTACACGTAAAA AGCACAAGCGAAGGCTTGGTTCAGGACCCAGCGATAATGTCGACCTGTCTAATTCGAACAAAGACGATTCGGATAACAAGCAAGGCGTCAGTAGCTTGTCTGCTTGTGAAGAAGACGCAGAGCAAGAAACATCACTCTCTTGA